From the genome of Phreatobacter cathodiphilus, one region includes:
- the nusA gene encoding transcription termination factor NusA → MAVSANRLELLQIADAVAREKQIDRQIVLEAMEDAIQKAARSRYGQETEVRAEINPKSGEIRLSRLLQVVDEVENVAIQIATEEARRKNPAAQPGDWIAETLPPFDFGRIAAQSAKQVIVQKVREAERDRQFDEYKDRVGEIVSGLVKRVEYGNVVVDLGRGEAIIRRDELIPREMFRNGDRVRAYLFDVRREQRGPQIFLSRTHPQFMAKLFGQEVPEIYDGIVEIKAVARDPGSRAKIAVVSRDSSIDPVGACVGMRGSRVQAVVAELQGEKVDIIPWNPDIATFVVNALAPAEVAKVVLDEDRERIEVVVPDPQLSLAIGRRGQNVRLASQLTGWDIDILTEAEESERRQAEFEARTKLFMGALDVDEVVGQLLTSEGFRSVEEIAYVELSDLASIEGFDEETAQELQRRALDTIARIEAEHDARRKELGVADDLRQVDGLTTAMMVKLGENDVKSLEDFAGCVPDDLVGWTERKDGQSVKNAGFLDGFELTKDEAEAMIMQARVKAGWIEAPEAAEEAEAETAEAEA, encoded by the coding sequence TCAATCCCAAGTCCGGCGAGATCCGCCTCTCCCGCCTGCTGCAGGTGGTCGACGAGGTCGAGAACGTCGCCATCCAGATCGCCACCGAGGAGGCCCGCCGCAAGAACCCGGCCGCCCAGCCCGGCGACTGGATCGCCGAGACCCTGCCGCCCTTCGACTTCGGCCGCATCGCCGCCCAGTCGGCCAAGCAGGTCATCGTCCAGAAGGTCCGCGAGGCCGAGCGTGACCGCCAGTTCGACGAGTACAAGGACCGCGTCGGCGAGATCGTCTCGGGCCTCGTCAAGCGCGTCGAATACGGCAACGTCGTCGTCGACCTCGGCCGCGGCGAGGCGATCATCCGCCGCGACGAGCTGATCCCGCGCGAGATGTTCCGCAACGGCGACCGCGTCCGCGCCTATCTCTTCGACGTCCGCCGCGAGCAGCGCGGCCCGCAGATCTTCCTCTCGCGCACCCATCCCCAGTTCATGGCCAAGCTCTTCGGCCAGGAAGTGCCGGAGATCTATGACGGCATCGTCGAGATCAAGGCGGTCGCCCGCGATCCCGGCTCGCGTGCCAAGATCGCCGTCGTCTCCCGCGATTCCTCCATCGACCCGGTCGGCGCCTGCGTCGGCATGCGCGGCTCGCGCGTCCAGGCCGTGGTCGCCGAACTGCAGGGCGAGAAGGTCGACATCATCCCCTGGAACCCGGACATCGCCACCTTCGTGGTCAACGCGCTGGCCCCCGCCGAGGTCGCCAAGGTCGTGCTCGACGAGGACCGCGAGCGCATCGAGGTGGTCGTTCCCGATCCGCAGCTCTCGCTCGCCATCGGCCGCCGCGGCCAGAACGTGCGCCTCGCCTCCCAGCTCACCGGCTGGGACATCGACATCCTCACCGAGGCCGAGGAGAGCGAGCGCCGCCAGGCCGAGTTCGAGGCCCGCACCAAGCTGTTCATGGGCGCCCTCGACGTCGACGAGGTCGTCGGCCAGCTCCTCACCTCCGAGGGCTTCCGCTCGGTCGAGGAGATCGCCTATGTCGAACTCTCCGACCTCGCCTCCATCGAGGGCTTCGACGAGGAGACCGCGCAGGAGCTGCAGCGCCGCGCCCTCGACACCATCGCCCGCATCGAGGCCGAGCACGACGCCCGCCGCAAGGAGCTCGGCGTCGCCGACGACCTGCGCCAGGTCGACGGCCTGACCACCGCCATGATGGTCAAGCTCGGCGAGAACGACGTGAAGTCGCTGGAGGACTTCGCCGGCTGCGTGCCCGACGATCTGGTCGGCTGGACCGAGCGCAAGGACGGCCAGTCGGTGAAGAACGCCGGCTTCCTCGACGGCTTCGAACTGACCAAGGACGAAGCCGAGGCAATGATCATGCAGGCCCGCGTCAAGGCCGGCTGGATCGAGGCGCCCGAGGCCGCCGAAGAGGCCGAGGCCGAGACGGCCGAAGCCGAAGCCTGA
- a CDS encoding RNA-binding protein has translation MDTAVENDAPEPELDGGPLTGRAGSERTCIVNRRASSPEGLLRFVVGPDGTVVPDLKARLPGRGAWVTATRAALAAAVKRKLFARAFRSEVTVPADLPDLVDRLLEAQALASLSLANKAGAVVAGFSKVEAALSGDEAAGLIHAADASDDGVRKLGQVLRRLYGDEPDTLPRVTAFTSLQLDLALGRMNVIHAALLAGGPSENALARCTALETYRTGDVTGGGSPASVNEPKHRISRTQPPGAGPEPNDR, from the coding sequence GTGGACACCGCGGTGGAGAACGACGCGCCTGAGCCGGAACTGGACGGCGGGCCCCTGACGGGGCGCGCCGGCAGCGAGCGCACGTGCATCGTCAACCGCCGCGCCTCCTCGCCCGAAGGGCTCCTGCGTTTCGTCGTCGGTCCGGACGGCACCGTCGTGCCGGACCTCAAGGCGCGCCTGCCCGGCCGCGGCGCCTGGGTCACCGCCACCCGCGCCGCCCTGGCCGCGGCCGTGAAGCGCAAGCTCTTCGCCCGCGCTTTCCGCAGCGAGGTGACCGTTCCCGCCGACCTGCCCGATCTCGTCGATCGGCTGCTGGAGGCCCAGGCCCTCGCCTCGCTCTCCCTCGCCAACAAGGCGGGCGCGGTGGTGGCCGGCTTCTCCAAGGTCGAGGCGGCGCTCTCCGGCGACGAGGCCGCAGGCCTTATTCATGCCGCGGATGCCAGCGATGATGGCGTTCGCAAGCTCGGCCAGGTCCTGCGTCGCCTCTACGGTGACGAGCCAGACACGTTGCCGCGGGTGACGGCGTTCACCTCGCTGCAATTGGATTTGGCATTGGGGCGCATGAATGTGATACATGCTGCGCTGCTCGCCGGCGGGCCGAGCGAAAATGCACTCGCGCGCTGCACGGCCCTCGAGACCTACCGCACCGGTGACGTGACCGGAGGTGGGTCTCCGGCTTCCGTCAACGAGCCGAAACACCGAATTTCCAGGACCCAGCCGCCTGGGGCAGGACCAGAACCGAATGACCGATGA
- the infB gene encoding translation initiation factor IF-2, producing MTDEKTSGDKTISLTGKTLSLKKPAGNEQSMVRQSFSHGRTKTVVVEKVSAKPRSFAPPRPAAPAPAAAPAAEKPRAPAPAAAAPAAPKPQAPGMVLRTLSDEEREARDRVLAEARAREAEERKMSAEEQARRAEDEARRAAERAEQDRRQREEDERRRAEEEARRRAEWESRRRTGDENRPRSLDDIGRAPRPAAPAETAPPVEARSPAPQRPQGDRPGFGDRPPRDAYPPRPQGDRPYGDRPPRPQGDRPGFGDRPPRDAYPPRPQGDRPYGDRPPRPQGDRPFGDRPPRPPGDRPFGDRPPREGGYAPRPAGDRPPYGDRPQGDRPFGDRPPRLDGRPPRLDGPRPPRQFGAPAASAIPTRPEGAGPMRSGPPSAGRPRTAGDDDDGPRGVRRGPGGKAATPAARPERPTADAPSRGRLTVTNALEDASDRMRSEASFRRRVQRMTGRRPTEQKEKILREVTIPETITIADLANRMSERAVDIIRMLMKQGAMHKITDVIDADTAQLIAEELGHTVRRVAESDVEEGLFDSPDPEEMLESRAPVVTIMGHVDHGKTSLLDALRKTNVVSGEAGGITQHIGAYQVQTPLGGLVTFIDTPGHAAFTAMRARGAKVTDIVVLVVAANDSVMPQTVEAINHAKAAKVPLIVAINKIDLPDARPEKVKTDLLQYEVQLESLGGDVLEVELSAKTGQNLDKLLELIQLQAEVLELKANPFRLAEGTVIEAKLDRGRGPVATVLIQRGTMHPGDIIVAGAEWGRVRALINDKGESTDGAGPSVPVEVLGFNGTPEAGDRVAVVENEARAREITDYRSNLKREKAAARLGAGRSSLADMMSQLKAGAGKKEFPLIIKGDVQGSVEAIVGALAKLGNDEVAARVILSGVGGITESDVGLAQTAGSVIIGFNTRAHKEARAAAEQAGIEIRYYNIIYDLVDDIKAAMSGLLAPELRETMLGNAEILEVFNITKVGKVAGCRVTDGRVERGANVRLIRDSVVVHEGKLSTLKRFKDEVKEVQVGQECGMAFESYQDMRAGDVIECYRVEEIKRSL from the coding sequence ATGACCGATGAGAAGACCTCCGGCGACAAGACCATCAGCCTGACGGGGAAGACCCTCAGCCTGAAGAAGCCCGCCGGTAACGAACAGAGCATGGTTCGCCAGAGCTTCAGCCACGGCCGCACCAAGACGGTGGTGGTGGAGAAGGTCTCGGCGAAGCCGCGCTCGTTCGCGCCGCCGCGTCCGGCTGCGCCCGCTCCGGCAGCCGCCCCCGCCGCCGAGAAGCCGCGCGCGCCCGCACCCGCCGCTGCCGCCCCGGCTGCGCCGAAGCCGCAGGCTCCCGGCATGGTCCTGCGCACCCTGTCCGACGAGGAGCGCGAGGCCCGCGACCGCGTGCTCGCGGAAGCCCGCGCCCGCGAGGCGGAAGAGCGCAAGATGTCGGCCGAGGAACAGGCCCGCCGCGCCGAGGACGAGGCGCGCCGCGCCGCCGAGCGCGCCGAGCAGGACCGCCGCCAGCGCGAGGAAGACGAGCGCCGCCGTGCCGAGGAAGAGGCGCGCCGCCGCGCCGAGTGGGAATCGCGCCGCCGCACCGGCGACGAGAACCGTCCGCGCAGCCTCGACGACATCGGCCGCGCCCCGCGCCCGGCCGCGCCGGCCGAAACCGCCCCGCCCGTGGAGGCCCGCAGCCCCGCGCCTCAGCGCCCGCAGGGCGACCGTCCCGGCTTCGGCGACCGCCCGCCGCGCGACGCCTATCCGCCCCGTCCGCAGGGCGACCGTCCCTATGGTGACCGCCCGCCGCGTCCCCAGGGCGACCGTCCCGGCTTCGGCGACCGTCCGCCGCGCGACGCCTATCCGCCCCGTCCGCAGGGCGACCGTCCCTATGGCGACCGTCCGCCGCGCCCGCAGGGCGACCGCCCCTTCGGCGATCGTCCGCCGCGTCCGCCCGGCGACCGTCCCTTCGGTGACCGTCCGCCGCGCGAGGGTGGCTATGCCCCGCGTCCGGCCGGCGATCGTCCTCCCTATGGCGACCGTCCGCAGGGCGACCGTCCCTTCGGCGATCGTCCGCCGCGCCTCGACGGCCGCCCGCCGCGGCTCGACGGCCCGCGCCCGCCGCGCCAGTTCGGTGCGCCGGCCGCCAGTGCCATTCCGACCCGCCCCGAGGGTGCCGGCCCGATGCGGTCGGGTCCCCCCTCCGCCGGACGCCCCCGCACCGCGGGAGACGACGATGACGGTCCGCGCGGCGTTCGTCGCGGGCCTGGCGGCAAGGCCGCGACGCCCGCGGCCCGCCCCGAGCGCCCGACGGCCGACGCCCCGAGCCGTGGCCGCCTGACGGTCACCAATGCGCTCGAGGATGCCTCCGACCGCATGCGCTCCGAAGCCTCGTTCCGCCGGCGCGTCCAGCGCATGACCGGGCGCCGGCCGACCGAGCAGAAGGAAAAGATCTTGCGTGAGGTGACGATCCCCGAGACCATCACCATCGCCGATCTCGCCAACCGCATGTCGGAGCGTGCCGTCGACATCATCCGCATGCTCATGAAGCAGGGCGCGATGCACAAGATCACCGACGTGATCGATGCCGACACCGCCCAGCTCATCGCCGAGGAACTCGGCCACACGGTCCGCCGCGTCGCCGAATCCGACGTCGAGGAAGGCCTGTTCGACAGCCCGGATCCGGAGGAGATGCTGGAGTCGCGTGCTCCCGTCGTCACCATCATGGGCCACGTCGACCACGGCAAGACCTCGCTGCTCGACGCCCTGCGCAAGACCAACGTCGTCTCCGGCGAAGCCGGCGGCATCACCCAGCACATCGGCGCCTATCAGGTGCAGACGCCGCTCGGCGGTCTCGTCACCTTCATCGACACGCCCGGCCACGCCGCCTTCACCGCCATGCGCGCCCGCGGCGCCAAGGTGACGGACATCGTGGTGCTGGTCGTGGCGGCGAACGACTCGGTCATGCCGCAGACGGTCGAGGCCATCAATCACGCCAAGGCCGCCAAGGTCCCGCTGATCGTGGCGATCAACAAGATCGACCTGCCCGACGCCCGTCCCGAGAAGGTCAAGACAGACCTCCTCCAGTACGAGGTGCAGCTCGAAAGCCTCGGCGGCGACGTGCTCGAGGTCGAACTCTCGGCCAAGACCGGGCAGAACCTCGACAAGCTGCTGGAGCTCATCCAGCTCCAGGCCGAGGTGCTCGAGCTGAAGGCGAACCCCTTCCGCCTCGCCGAGGGCACGGTCATCGAGGCCAAGCTCGACCGCGGTCGCGGCCCCGTCGCCACCGTGCTGATCCAGCGCGGCACCATGCATCCCGGCGACATCATCGTCGCCGGCGCGGAATGGGGACGCGTGCGCGCCCTCATCAACGACAAGGGCGAGTCGACCGACGGTGCCGGTCCCTCCGTTCCGGTCGAGGTGCTCGGCTTCAACGGCACGCCGGAGGCGGGTGACCGCGTCGCGGTGGTCGAGAACGAGGCCCGCGCCCGCGAGATCACCGACTACCGCTCCAACCTGAAGCGGGAGAAGGCGGCAGCGCGCCTCGGCGCCGGTCGTTCGTCCCTCGCCGACATGATGAGCCAGCTCAAGGCCGGCGCGGGCAAGAAGGAATTCCCGCTGATCATCAAGGGCGACGTGCAGGGTTCGGTGGAGGCCATCGTCGGCGCTCTCGCCAAGCTCGGCAACGACGAGGTGGCGGCCCGCGTCATCCTGTCGGGCGTCGGCGGCATCACCGAGAGCGACGTCGGCCTCGCGCAGACGGCCGGCTCGGTCATCATCGGCTTCAACACGCGCGCCCACAAGGAAGCGCGTGCCGCCGCCGAGCAGGCCGGGATCGAGATCCGCTACTACAACATCATCTACGACCTGGTGGACGACATCAAAGCCGCCATGTCCGGCCTGCTCGCGCCCGAACTGCGCGAGACCATGCTGGGCAATGCCGAGATCCTGGAGGTGTTCAACATCACCAAGGT